From Ictalurus punctatus breed USDA103 chromosome 2, Coco_2.0, whole genome shotgun sequence:
cattttcaaataataaGGTATTTAAAAAGCTGGTGAAGCAGCACTAAATACACGGAGGAATTTAGCTATTAATATTTAGCATGTTGTTGCTAATGTCAGTATTAGCGCTCGTGCTGCTAGCATTGGATTACTGTTTAGGCTCTGTGGGAAATCTAAAATCTGTGAATAAAGATGCATGTGCCACTTGTTCCTGCTTAATTACACAACACTATCTACACTTTCTAACACATTAGTGTTAAAATTGAAATCTACAGACCCATGTGAACGTCCATCAACCGCTGACGGATCCATCTTTCTTCAGTTTACAGCAGCGACACCCGCGCCTCGATGGAGTTTCCATTTCTTTATTTCCCTTGTATTGTTCTTAAAGGGTTTAAAGAGTAGAATAATATCAGTATTAAAAACATGGGAACAGTCAGTGGATACGGGGTTTTTTATTACCGCCAGAGCTCACTGGGAGTGATCTTACCCATCATtgcttgaaaaaacaaaaaggaataTCTTTCCTGAAGTTTCTATGAATGTTCTGCTTCCTTTTAAATACAGGGAGAACTTCTGGATCAAATGTAATAGTTTGAAAGGAatagtttttacattttgaagaacgaagtaaaaaataaagtaaaaaattgtgtgtgttattagacaattctgaataaatgaacaagacGTTCTGTAGAAgtaatcagttttaatattCCGAACATTGATTACACTCGTACACTGTACATTACAATAAGCAGCTGAGAGAACTATCgataaaaatacaacaaagacTTGAGAACGTGTCTCATAGTGAGACAGATGACTGAGCAACAGCAGGGCAGGAACTTTACACAAAACTctacacactttattttttaacacacaaCCTTACAGTAGAAGGAAGCAAACACTCGAACCCAGACCCCCAGTGGAACCCAAACCCAGCGTATAGAGGCTGAGTGAAAgtggtgtggactctgtggaggagcttcatcgtgtcagagacgctgtagaaggacagagttcctgcactgtgatccacatacactcctattctggaggGTGATGGAACTCCGAGATCAGTCCTAATGTTGTTGTGatagaaacagagagaagaagaagaagaagaagaagaagaaaaaaaagaagaagaacaccgCAGACTCCAGGACTGATTGTTGCGTCCAAACCAACACTCATTACCCCGTCCTTTCCTGCTGATGTCTTTATATGAGACTGATATGTGCACACCAAACCCGCTccactccacctcccagtaacagcgtccacacacactctccttactCAACACCTGACAGTAGGagtcaaatctctctggatgatCAGAGTACTGCTGTCTCTCACTTCTCGTCACCGCTCTGTTCCTCTCAGACAGAATGAGGTCATAATGTACTGTGTTGGGATCCAGAGTCAGATCACAGAAATCTAAACACATGACAAATGTGAACATGTTAGATATTAATCACaggatgtgagtgtgtgtgagtgtgtgtgtgtgagtgtgtgtgtgtgtgtgtgagtgtgtgtgtgagtatgtgcgtgagtgtgtgtgtgtatgtgcgtgtgcgtatatgagtgtgtatgagtgtgtgaatgtgtgcatgtgtgtgtgtgtgtgtgtgtgtgtgtgagtgtgtgtgtgtgtgtgtgtgtgtgtgagtgtgtgtgtgagtgtgtgtgtgtgtgtgtgagtgtgtgtgtgtgtgtgtgtgtgtgtgagtgtgtgtgtgtgtgtatgtgtgtgtgtgtgtgtgtgagtgtgtgtgtgtgtgtgtgtgtgtgagtatgtatgagtgtgtgtgagtgtgtgtgtgtgtgagggtgtgtgtgtgtgtgtgtgtgtgtgtgtgtgtgtgtgtgtgagagagagagagtgtgtgtgagtgtgtgtgtgtgtgtgtgtgagagagagagagtgtgtgtgagtgtgtgtgtgtgtgtgtgagagtgagtgcgtgtgtgagtgtatatgtgtgtatgtgtgtgtgagtgtgcgtgtgagtgtgtgtgagtaggtgtgtgtgtgtgagagtgtgtgtgtgagtgaatgtgtgtgtgtgtgtgttacacgtACACTGCAGAAAGTCTTGTCTGCTCTTTGGATCTGGGGGTAAAATGATGTGaactgctgcagctgtggagacacagaaacaaaatggagaAGGAAAAATCAGGTGGTGTAAAAGACGGAAACAGTTTAAAGTGATCAGATTTGTGTCTGATGTTTAATCAgcgttttattttagaaaacacaTTCTCTAGCTGTGGgatttaaatgagattttttccTTCTGAATGACGgagaaataaactttattaataacatgAGCACGAGCAGAGAGCTGCTTTGGTGACTAATGACTACAGAAGGAATGTTCTGACtgaataaatgttattcatATGACTTAtaaactctctctgtctctctctctttgtaggagtgtgtgaataaatgtgtgtgtgtcctctgtgctTTATTCAGAGTAgaataactgaaaataaaacagaagctTTTACACTATTAAGACATGAATAAAAAGTGCAACTGTATAAAATCATCTTTCCAGTAGAGGGCAGCAATAACAGGAAGTTCACGTAATCATAGGAaatcatttctgtgtgttttggggaaatTTGATGTCTCTCTTTACCGAGCTGCAGAGAAAGTAAAGATTTCCCAGCAGGACGATTTCTCTCACCGTGTTCAGGGATTCTGATGAATTCCTCCTGGCAGAATTCCTCGAGTCTCTTtttcagagcagagagagattccctcactccatcaaatgagagatgttTACTGACAGTGATGCTGCGCGAGTCCTCACGGAGATCAGACTGAAAATCTGGTCTAATAATTTCGGGCGAGCGACGGCCGGAGACTAAAACCTGCGTACAGCAATTAGGCGTAAAATTAGGAGAAGAAATTACAGCTACaattactttaaagtttttaagtAAAATCTTACAGCAGGTGGTTTCCATATTAGAAAAGGTTCGAAGTGGAACAGTTTTAGACGTCTAAGAACCATTATTTATCCAATGAACCATAACCTGTatatttcacctggaaatgtggatgtagtgtacctttatttcctggaggaagtggaggtgatcgtgtgtgtgtgaaagctgctccagctcagtgactctcctctgaagatcagcgatctcctgctccagttgctccaggagtcgttcagctcgactcagttcagccttctcctgagctctgatcagctCCGTCACCTCCGAGCGCCttttctccatggagctgatcatctcAGTAAAGATCCTCTCACTGTCCTCCACTGCTGTCTGTGCACCGAGCTGTtaggagacacacacaacaaacgGAGGTCCTTTTTAAAACTTAACCCTCATTCCGTCTCTTACTGGGCCTCTAAACGACTCGTtgtccatgttgtgtgtgtttctaggagcagctctgtctctgctcactgctcacctttatagtgttcacagcctgtttcagctcctgcaccttcttctgcttctcctggattctctgctgggatttcatctgctCCTCCTTTAACTCTCGCTGAGgacaaatacaatacattacaGTGTGTATGCATGATGAGATTATGAGCTCAGTGGGTGAATATGAACTGCAGATAAAGGGTTAAAGTTCACTCGGGTTCTACGGAGCACCTTATTAAAGTGTAAAAGACTGGATGTCGGTGTTTTAAGGTTCATAGAAGTTCATAAtgtggtgtgagagtgtgattattattatgacttgcTGTATCACTGGGTGATTTTACTACTGCTAAACACAGACTTTGTTCAGTTCAGCAGCAATTAAAAGATAGAAATGTTGGAGTGGAGTATGCTACTTCTTAGAAGAAATGCAGAACTCAGTAGATCGGACATAAAATTCTTCAGCTACTTTAGATTAGACATGTAAATTGTATGAAATGACTCTGAATAGATTAGACGTGCTtttctcacctgtttttcagTTCTGTACGCTTTAACTGAGACGGTGTCGTGGCTTTTGTGTTCATCCATCATACACAGATAACAGATGAAGCTTTGGTCAGTACGACAGTAGATCTTCAACACTTCCTCATGCTCAGAGCAGATCTTCTCTTGTAGATTTCCAGAAGCTTCGACTAACTTGTGCTTTTTCAAAGCAGGAATTTCAAGATGAGGTTTTAAATGAGTTTCGCAAAGAGAagccacacacaccagacaggacttgacggctttgtgttttctcccggggcagaaatcacactccacatctccaggtccagcgtaacagtgagcaggagaagcagcttggacttcagtcttcttcagtttctcctccACTTCAGCCAGGATGTTGTTTCTGCGTAGAACAGGCCTCGGAGTGAAAGTGTCTCTGCACTGAGGACAGCTGTAGACGCCCTTCTGATCCTCCTGATCCCAGCagtcattaatacacaccttacagAAACTGTGACCACAGGGGATCGCCACCGGATCCTTCAGGAGATCCAGACACACTGGACAGCTGAACTGATCCTGATCTACTGAAATACTGGCCTCGGCCATTTTCCTGcactcacagagagagagagagagagagagagagagagagagagagagagagagagagagagagagagactgcactGAACTCTGAGTTTCGTTTCCTTTGAAATGAACTTCCTGgttctctgtgtgtatgaggaggtggttttggaggagGAGCACAAAGACGGAGAGATTATA
This genomic window contains:
- the LOC108257613 gene encoding tripartite motif-containing protein 16 isoform X1, translating into MAEASISVDQDQFSCPVCLDLLKDPVAIPCGHSFCKVCINDCWDQEDQKGVYSCPQCRDTFTPRPVLRRNNILAEVEEKLKKTEVQAASPAHCYAGPGDVECDFCPGRKHKAVKSCLVCVASLCETHLKPHLEIPALKKHKLVEASGNLQEKICSEHEEVLKIYCRTDQSFICYLCMMDEHKSHDTVSVKAYRTEKQRELKEEQMKSQQRIQEKQKKVQELKQAVNTIKLGAQTAVEDSERIFTEMISSMEKRRSEVTELIRAQEKAELSRAERLLEQLEQEIADLQRRVTELEQLSHTHDHLHFLQEIKVLVSGRRSPEIIRPDFQSDLREDSRSITVSKHLSFDGVRESLSALKKRLEEFCQEEFIRIPEHAAAVHIILPPDPKSRQDFLQYFCDLTLDPNTVHYDLILSERNRAVTRSERQQYSDHPERFDSYCQVLSKESVCGRCYWEVEWSGFGVHISVSYKDISRKGRGNECWFGRNNQSWSLRCSSSFFSSSSSSSSSLCFYHNNIRTDLGVPSPSRIGVYVDHSAGTLSFYSVSDTMKLLHRVHTTFTQPLYAGFGFHWGSGFECLLPSTVRLCVKK